The DNA sequence tTACCATAATAGTTAAACCTGacataacagaataattaaatttatttatagtagtataataaaaaaaatttataagatattaaatacatttttttaatatacacatagcacaatttaaaaaaaaaaggaaacatacataGAAAAAATTTACTCTTTTAGGATTGTTATTGATTGGTGCCTTCCTTTTACTTTGCAAAGACAGACCGAAATGACAATACAGAAGATCTTAACAAACAATATTAAAGAAAAGGGGTTTAGATGACAAGGAAGGGGAAAGtatagaaaagaaataaatgaatgaataaaagaagaaaaggagtGGGGAATGAAAAGAGTTTGCTTTATGGTACTAGAAGATAGGATAGGATTGCTTTGATGTTGTTGGTCAAAAAGAGAAATGAGGCTAGAAATGTTGTTACCTGACTTAGATAGTGAAATGTGAGGGggtaaataaaacagaaaatgaatCAAGTGTGAAGGTCCATTATGGTTTGTGGCAAACCAGAATGGTGCCTCAACTAGTCAACTTGTGGCTTCGACCTAAGTGCTGTACGGTCCTGCCCTCCATTACCTCAACTACACACTTCTTCTTCTTGGTCTCCCACTTCAACCTTCCTTTTCCTATCTTcaatataatatttttcttatatatatactaaaagttTACTACGTTttgataataacaaaaatattattcgtatACAAAAATCAAttactatttatatataaatatatgcgtggtttaatttattttcaatatgtattttataatgATGGCAAACTTTAGTGAAGGGctaatccgtcgcggatctgagctccatttaagggtgacgagtgagctgaccactcgatcAACCCAAGTTAGTTAAAGTcggttttattttaaattatcataaagttatataataattttgCATCTTTTTTTGTAACCCGCGGGTATGGTCGAGTATCCGCGGGTTGAGAACGGATAGAATTAGAATTGAGATATTCTCATCCCGCGGGTAGAGTTAGGATTGGCTTCaaaccctacccattgccacccctaatagcatagttgtaaaaaatattagatactTTTATTAGGTAACTACTATATTTTTCAAAGTAAATAGTcctctctccctttttttttccattaaaaaaaatagtgtttTGTAAAGCAAGGGTATAAGGAAATATGGGCCTCGTTAAAGAAGTCCAAccaaaaatatgaacaaaaaccaTCACTATTACAAAGTGTTGTCTCAGTTCCGATACAATAATACTCTTTTAATATTGAGCCTACTATGCAATCTTAGAATTCATTCCTTTGTTACATTTTATCACTCTCGTTTATAATTGCCATACATTTTGATTCTttatgtaaataattaaatataataattatgttAACACGTATTATAATGTCTAATTATTTAACGATAACTATTCCCATAAGCACATGTAAAAGGCAATCATAAAGAAGAGTCATCAACAAGTTAAAAAGGATGTGGATTATGCATTGCAATCTCACATGTTTTCTTCATTACTTTTATGTTCTATCTAAACGAAAATTTCTTAGGTACATCATATATAACCAATAATGATGCAGATTAAAGAGTACAaacaaaaaatatgaagaagCACAAGATTGCTTTTCTGTTTCATGTATAAAAATTACATCAAGTTATGGTcactatataagtatatataccACTCCACAAATAAAACCTCCATTTCATAATTCATAAAAATCTGAAAATCTGAAACCCTAGCTAATAGTCATCATCATCGTCTTCATTTCTGGTTCCAAAAAATCTCCTGAAAACTGCAGCAGCGGCACCAATCAACATAAACAAAAGTATTGTATCAAATCCACCTCCGATGCCTACGGCAACCGATGGACCTGGCGCAAAGAAAGAAAACGGAGACCATCCCCATCCACCATAGAACGGAATCCCGTAACCGTAACCGTAACCGCCCACTAGGGGAGGCGCCACCGGAGGATTCACATAGATATTCGTCCTGTCaattcatataataataataatattaagaatTTGAAGCTTGATCTTAAGAACAGAATAGGAGAAGGATTGAATGAAGTTAACCTAGAATTTCTGTTGTTGATTCTTGGTGCGGAACGAGGAGCAGCAGACTTGAAGGCCTGACCACCGATTCTGCCACCAGTCTTGGCGGCTGAAGCATCGTTGACATTAACGGCGCCGAATGTTAAGATCCCGGCAGTGAGGGCAACCATTGCTAACTTTGCTAACTTATTATTCTCATTATTATTCTTCCTGCTTTTTTCAATAGCACAGTCAAATCCACATCAATAACTGAATTAAccgaaacaataaataaataaataaataaataaataccttGGAGTTGGAGGAGGGATTTGAAGAGATTTGGGAGTAAGAGTCCTGAAGGTAGAATTAGTATTAGTAGCTGGCTTGGTGAAGTTGAGAGGTAACGGAGTCAGGAAGCTTTGCTGCAATATGCTGCACATTTCTGCACACTCTTTCTTTCTTgtgtttccctttttctttctttctttctagtTTCTACCATCTTCGCCCTGTTTAGTTTGTGGATATCAACTTACTTCCTCATCTACTTTCTGGTTCTCGTTTCTCCACGCGGCACACTTCCCCGCTGCTGACATGGCATCATTGAAGCCCAATTCTGGCCCATTCTTAAATGGGCCTGCACATTAGGTACCTCATTTTATAGCAAAACGAAGCCTTGATACGCGCCCaaaaaaacagaaagtaaattcacatATAGCTGTGActtcaaaatattaaattatatatatttgtaatacatataaattaattttgatggttagtaattttaaatttttattaagaacTAATTCActgtcaaattaaaatttatttaaaaatttgttattaatatatAAGACGAAAATACGAATCCTCCGATATTTAGTTTAAGTGGATCATTTGACATCTTGACAGATCTAAGTTGatttatattgaatttatttatttgaataaatatagGTTTTATATCAAAGTCAAACAAAGtttgtttttatatatataaaatagattacGCACATATCTCAATGAATTTAGTAAACTCTCCTAAATTTTCGTTTATTTTTAAAACAGAAAAGCTTTacatacaagccattagggcttgtatgctttacaagttcattaagcAATAAACCCACAAAACGCGCTGCATGCCCTACGTCcaatacacgcgctatataaagaTCCCGCGTATAtgtaactaccaaatttaaaagatttgtttccttcttcgttctctttatcgttcttcttcttctcgttcttcttcttcttctcattcttctctccttatttctagatttgttttcttcttcgtttttcttctcgttcttcttcttctcgttcttcttcttcttgttcttctctcTTTCTAACTCTAGCTTCATTTTCTATCGATTTTTGTttactgaaatcaaagtttggattcgttttgaagataatagatgattcaacctcagattctCAGCTGAATCAGGgggaagtggattatgaatttgaatctaacgaagttcctgaagTTTGATTTACATACGTTTACTCTGAATTTTGttacagtaatttgtatagcattgtgtagttgaataattcgtgaacattgactgtgagaCTAACGCGTCAAcataaatctgtggattgaatgtaatgtatttGATTGattatctggaatttatagcagacgctcgggtgtagatcagagctttctttgggtgtatttgttTCGGTAGTGTGAGTGTATTTACATTTATggctttttctattattttagttgagttattgtcgttcgggtgtattatatgaGACATGATTGTGTGTGTTTTTAGTTTTcgtcatggtgtattctgcagcctgtgtatttatagcttatggcttttattgtcattttggTTGAGTTGGTgccgttcgggtgtattatattaccaatgattgggtgtatttatagtttttgacatggtgtattctgcatcctctctctgttgttgatgaccagtttatTCCGAAGGTTGGAaggacctttaccacccttgaagatgctagaAAATTTTACAGAAACTAGTATTTCGAaaatgttatttcatttgacaccacataCAATACAAACGGGTAATAAACTGTCCCTTTTTATGATTCTAAATTAATGTGTTTTATGAATCTGCcacagaggtgtatattgggtgTTTTTGGGTGTATACAAAGCATTTGTTGGGTGTACATAATGATTTTCCATTCTGCACTATAGTAATttatttcaggtataatttggtttgtggttcttttgtcggggtgaatcaccacggtcagtcaacacttctcggatgctctttgatgaaaaacaaagaaattgaatcattcaaatggttatttcaatgttggcttcgttgcatgggaggaaatgtTCTGAAAGGGTTTTTCCccgatcaatgcgcatcaatgaaaagggctttagaggcctgtatgccaacaacaattcaccgttggtgtatttggcacatcataaagaagattccaagcaaattaaacgggtacaagggacatgcagaaattgaacaagaaatgagtgaagttgtttggaactctcatagtaaagactcatttgataggaattggaatgaatttctgctgaattttggtcttgtggacaacaagtagctttcaggtaatgtttgtttaaaatctgcagcagaagtgtaaatttaattttcttcgggtgtatttatagtttgtgtttgggtgtattctgcagatctctatgaagaccgtcatatatgggttccaatctatttggatcaccacttctggacagggatgagaagcacgcaAAGGATCTCTATGTTATAAaatactgtttattttttttacaatggtTAAGGGTTTTGGGtattagggtttagaattttatgGTTTACGGGGTAcgggttagggtttaggttttaagtgttttgtgtttagggttttagggataaagcatcaggGGGATAGATTTTTTGGTGTATATTCAACGttctttgggtgtaaaaaatgGCAAGTTATGGATGTatatttagtttgattttttcctttatattatagtacctgtaattcatacattttgaatacaacagagagattttaattattgaaagaaattttacaataaacagaactataattgaaaaatttttacagCATGTGTTCAATTTGTTACAGGACTATATAACATTTACATTAAACAGTGTCAATATCCTCAAAATCTAtctgacaatatggactcaataaAAACGAGGATGGCgtggacagtcttattgcattactTTTCCTAATGGTTTCAGCTTTGTCTAGATTCATGTCATGGAATAGAATCCTGGAAGCATATTCCACTTTAAAGTGGTCCACCTCATCCTACAGTTAAAAAGAATATTCtgtttaatcaaccatgttaattgagaaatgtaatacagagttatttactttttaaacacATTTACCTAGTTGACATTTATTTCATCTAAGCACACTTGCATTTCTTCCAACTTGGTTTCTGGCTGCCatattttctgaaataaaaaatacactcaTATATATCAGCAGGATACACCCAAGGATATaaataagatacacccatagatatgagtcagatacacccatagatatcagtcagatatcactcaaacatgcattaatatacaagggcaagcaacattacaagtttaggcaatatacacccatggacaatCAAATATTAGAACAGTGAAACTGTTGAATATatattacagtatatcagttcagaaaaatacacccatagatatgagtcagatacacacatagatatcagttagatatcactcaaacatgcattaatatacaagggcaagcaacattacaaggtcaagtaatatacacccatggacaatCAAATATTAGAACAGTGCAACTGTTGAATATATATTACAGTATATTAGTtcagaaaaatacacccatagatatcagcaaGATACACCCAAGGATATaaataagatacacccatagatatgagtcagatacacccatagatatcagtcagatatcactcaaacaagCATTAATATACAAGgacaagcaacattacaaggtcaagtaatatacacccatggacaatCAAATATTAGAACAGTGCAACTGTTGAATatattacagtatatcagttcagaaatatacacccaacaaagtATGTGATATACACCCAACAAGTTACTCCATATACACCCAGCAAATTACGCATTATATTCCAAACAATCAATTACCAGAAGAACTAGAAAAACAACTACAGTAATACCCAGAACAACTAAGAAGAACACTATAACCTAGAAccaagaataacagtaaaacGTAGAACAAGTAGAATATTAAAAACTGTAAAATGAGACTTAGAACAAGAtcagtaaaacctagaagaatgtagaagaacagtaaaacctagttatTCGTTTTCGAAATCTGAAAAATATAGAATATGAGTGAAATAATAACAtaacgtaccttgagtattataaCTTCGTTTTTTCTTGAGATTCTTGATCGAGAGTTCTACGTTGTGTTGATGAAGAGTTCTGATCTTCGCGACAAGTGTTATCTCTGCAGTTTGGAATGTTGCTCGAAAATGAACGGTTTGTATTTTCTTTGAACGGGTTGGAGAAGTGGAAGAGTGCGCCATTAAGGAGCGCTATTTGCGAAGAGAAACCGTTTGAGTGGGACGCGTGTAATTTACGCTCCATTCAAAGTGAGATGAGTGTGCGTGTGAATGATGTGTGAGTTGgaaacttgtaaaacttgtagggcctttttgcttgtatgtgtagcagaccCGTTTCTAAAATCATAAGACGAGCTTCTCTAAATTTTaagtaataatatattaatattttttatttttatttctgttttcatAAGCATCGATTATATTGTATGTAAAATAATATATGtcaatatacataaataaatacgTTAACTAATTTGGCAAATGATTAAGAAGAATCATTACAGTAATTTGTTAAAAGAATCTAAATTAATTAGTTCTATGCGGCAAAACCatagaaaataaatatatatcttGAATTCAATTTGAACATAAAGAAGAAGGAACAAGtagaaattaattaacaaataaatgaAGAAGCAGTTGAGACTATGAGAGAGAAAGCAGGCATTGAAGAACATTGACCTGCATCTCCAAACAGCTTATATAACTCTCTAATTCTGTAACCATTTCTTCATCAACAATCTCTTCTCCTCCTGGTATCAGCTTTCTCAGGCTACTCAACTCACTCTTCATCTTCTCATCTTCATCTGATGATGTCTTTAAACTAGGGTTTGAAGAAGCCTTTTCAGTAGTGATGGTAGGTGCTTCGTCTTCATCTCTTTGAAGAAGCTTGAGTTTCAGACCATGGCTCCATGCAAAACCTTCAGCTGAGAAGGCCATAGCCATGTCCACTTCATACTTAACATTCTTGAAATCAGAGGAAGTGGTGGTGGTGTTCTGGTTCTTGATCTTGGTCAACGCTGGAATAAGATAGTTGACATAGTTTCTGGTGAATGCAGATTGTGCTACTTTCTTTGCTTCCACAGAATAAACACGTCTGCGTTTATTACCTCCTGCATTTCCCTCCATTaccgttaattaattaattaattaattaattaattaattttaatcctGTTCTATTATCTGTTATAATAATGCTGCACTCATGAGATTGAGTGTagcgaaaattaaagaaaggattaaagaagaggaagaagaaacagcgtaaaggattcttgttggttgcAGTGGAACGACATCGacatgtgttatatatatatatatgtatatatataaaatataaatattaaaataaggcTAAAAGAACAAAGCGAAGCAATgtgcaaataaataaagaagataaaaagaaaaggacaaagcaaagtaataataatatagaagGATGTTACAGAACTAAAAGTAAtaaatttgttgattttttaatattataataataatagaaactaGAACATtcagtgattatatatatatgaatattttttaataaaaataataattaaaaattattaaataataatttaatttaatatattaaattatttaaaatttttattatatctttaAGTAAAGACAATTTCATATCAAtcgagtatatatatatataaagttgaaCAGAGGAGAAAAATGAATGAAAGAAAGAAGCCATGTTTTTTAATATAAGAAatgttaaaatattattaaaatttattattttttatttttaattttaaaaatataaaataaaatatgttgttaaattactaaattaaaaaaattaaattaataattaaaactaataaccaaaattaaaataataaatcttgaAGCCCCTCTAACATTTCTTGTCAAACATACAACAAGTGAGTGCTGCACGAGGTTATTCAATTcaagttataattaattaaggCAACAAGCTAATATATGAATATATTCCGTCTAAAGATAATAGGTAGAGATGTGAGAAATGaagaaatatctttttctattggaTGTAGCGTATAATATCCGTTAATGATGAGTGAGTGAGCAGTGAGAAAGGCAAAAGAAAAAAAGCACATGGAGTCACATGGCAGCTTTGCTTTTTCATAACTGCCCACAAAACAGAACGGACTTTCAGCATGTGCACTACACTACAAACACACAACACTCACTCACTATGCATAAAATAAATGCTCCTCACATGACTCACTCTTCCTTCCTTCCCCTCATTTCAAATCAACCAGCTCATCCCTCTCTTTAAAGTTCTTTTACTTTCCATTATTCTCTTTATCTTATCCGTTTCTTTGCCTCATATCATTACTCTTTCTTCCCTTTACCcgtttacaaaaatatttatgttactaGTGTTTTCAATGGACAATCCTCACCAAATCAACCAACAATATATACATTTATTATATGTTACAAAATGTATATGGGACCAGCTACTAATTTGTCATAAAAATTGAAGATAAATATACATTTGGGTGAGACACAAAATCCAACATATCATTTGTCTGCATTCTTGTGAGATGATGATTACAAACTAAAGCAATGATGAAAAATCTTGGAGCGGTGTAAACAAAGTCAAAATCTTGTCTTCATTGAGAAAAGCGAAAACAAAACGTTTCATCATCATAATCAGGTAACTAACTTGATagtaagaagaagaataagaatatatataataatacttAAGCTAATCAAGAAGCTAAGAAAAAGTGTGAGCTGTGGGATTAGATTATTAGAATTTAGAAGTCTTCCGattctttaattttagaggaCCAATCCCGTACCACTTAATGCCAACCACGTTTTCAACATTTATAAGATAGAGTACTTACTTATTATAAATCTCACAATTAAAGCATATTTTTATTTCTTGagatatttattattagaaaaaattcTCTGTGTtgcaaaaatattaatattttaataatttaaaaaagataaattctaTTATaccctctctaaaataaaaagtaaattatttcttgtgatatatatatatatatatatatatatatatatatatatatatatatatatatatattaaaagtgatTCACTAGATGAGTTTTATAAAGTGGAAGAGATCTTTACAAATATAATTGATGCACTTGAAGGTAGAAAAGAGTTTGGCTCTCCTATGATCCGTAATAATAGAAGTCATAAAGACATTTGGAAATATTATTTAGATCTTCAAGTCATAAACACAGTTAAAGACATTGTTGTTAATAATATCAAATACAAGTTTCAAGATGGTAAATTCGGATCTCATGATGAGGTTAAAGACATTGTTGTCGATGAGGTGGAGATCAAGTCGAATTCAATTGCAGACAATAGGATTTGCAAGATGAGGTGACAAATATGCACAAGAATTTAATCACTTTTAGGGGACAAAAGGGGATGGAGGAGGCGTAGTGGGTGTAAGTTGAAGTTGGGAAGGAGTTGCGTCAATGTAGCAAAAATTTTCCGTACTTCGATAATACAAATGTTGTCACGCTTATAACGAGGTGAATACATACTTGCACTTTGTTGATAGGTTTATGAGTTTATCGCAAAGAAATTTCTCCAGTGGTGACagctaccaccaccaccaccaccataaaCTGGTGATActaaactaaatttaaataatcacaagagagaaaaagaaaagtaaaaaatatttacctAATTGTTATGATTAATATTTAACTTAATTGTAATTATAAACACTGTATATATCGTAAGGagtaatttattctttattttagagaGGATACTGTAGTAttcacttttaaaaaatattaaatagctatcaaaatttatattttttattattaattagtcattaatatttaaaaatataaaataaaatatgttaaattaCTATACTGAAAAAATTGATGCTCTTAATATTTTTCTATTCGTTGTACATATGATAAgcttcttttatatattattattgaacACAGTTCACATAGATTAGGGTACTCTCTAGCAGGTAGCTTGTGACTCTCATGGTTTGTAGTAATAATATTCAGATTTGTATACTATAATGAAAAATCTATTTGATCACATAGAATAGACATACATTATGATTGTAcatttactttttgtttgttcTCGCAGTACGTAGTCTGTAATAATTCATTAATTTGCACAGGATAGGGTCTCTTATTATACAGAAATAGCCATGCATGTCAATATTGAAGGGCAAGCGTGCAATTATCATTGTCAGGTGTCGTCGATATTAATTGAATCTTGGACTTGGAGTATATATTATGTATGGATCGGAATGAATAGTGTTAAAGAATACCAACAATGACtattattttgagaaaaatagTTACAGGATACGATTGGATTTTGAGGGGCACCACATGGGGATTTTGGATTTTGTAGTTTAGCTTAATTTGTTGGTGGTGTGACGTGTAACAGTGCCATGCATGACGTGGAAGCTACACATACACACATATAAGTCGCACCAATATTAGTATATTACCCTAAAAATATCATCATTtcaattttcaatattttgtgtatttatttttagaaaataaaaaaatgcttaaAGAAAAACGATAGGCATTCATTGTTCCACACTTCCACGGCCTTCATTATTTCTGCATCACAATTCAGATAGCTGTCCGTACGGATTCcaactcttttcatttttgatatttgatttTTGGTGGATGACATTTGAGAACGACAATCCCCAGGTTATGCTTTGTCACACTAGCTGATGCTCATGCGATGATGAGAGGCCACAAAACCAGGTTTATTAATATGTTTTGCTATGCTTACTTTTGATTTGGTATGTAATCAATGATTTCACATGAACCTAATTATTTATATTCATGTGATTATAATTAAGGAGTCACTTAAATAAAgacacttaaaatatttttttaaatgttttttaataattaaaatttattgcatataatcgattaaatcgtattatttttgtcaaaattagactagacaaattgatttgaccgaaaaaatagtgaatcaaatcttgaactgatctaaattaatattatattttatagaaaataactataatattctattataaaaaatgactaaaatacttctattatatatattaattttgagaatcctaaattttagttctttatttttctatcgtagggattaggatttagaatttttaaaattaatatatatatatatatatatatatataaaataagagtattttaatcattctttataataaagatattgtagtcattttttataaaaataataatattaatttagactaattcaatatttgattcaccattttttcgattaaatcaatttgtctagcctaattttgacaaaaataatatgatttaatcgattatatatattaaattttaattattgaaaaatatttttaaaaaaagacgttttagacaTCTTTATATGAGTAATTTCCTTATAATTATATATGCATGTTGTGTATTTTGGGTGAGAAATATTGAataatcattaaaatttattatttttatcattaattaattattaatatttaaaattataagataatatatgttatttaattattaaacaaaaaaa is a window from the Arachis hypogaea cultivar Tifrunner chromosome 1, arahy.Tifrunner.gnm2.J5K5, whole genome shotgun sequence genome containing:
- the LOC112697876 gene encoding uncharacterized protein isoform X2, producing the protein MCSILQQSFLTPLPLNFTKPATNTNSTFRTLTPKSLQIPPPTPRKNNNENNKLAKLAMVALTAGILTFGAVNVNDASAAKTGGRIGGQAFKSAAPRSAPRINNRNSRTNIYVNPPVAPPLVGGYGYGYGIPFYGGWGWSPFSFFAPGPSVAVGIGGGFDTILLFMLIGAAAAVFRRFFGTRNEDDDDDY
- the LOC112697876 gene encoding uncharacterized protein isoform X1, whose protein sequence is MCSILQQSFLTPLPLNFTKPATNTNSTFRTLTPKSLQIPPPTPSRKNNNENNKLAKLAMVALTAGILTFGAVNVNDASAAKTGGRIGGQAFKSAAPRSAPRINNRNSRTNIYVNPPVAPPLVGGYGYGYGIPFYGGWGWSPFSFFAPGPSVAVGIGGGFDTILLFMLIGAAAAVFRRFFGTRNEDDDDDY
- the LOC112697893 gene encoding transcription factor bHLH146, whose protein sequence is MEGNAGGNKRRRVYSVEAKKVAQSAFTRNYVNYLIPALTKIKNQNTTTTSSDFKNVKYEVDMAMAFSAEGFAWSHGLKLKLLQRDEDEAPTITTEKASSNPSLKTSSDEDEKMKSELSSLRKLIPGGEEIVDEEMVTELESYISCLEMQVNVLQCLLSLS